In one Castor canadensis chromosome 15, mCasCan1.hap1v2, whole genome shotgun sequence genomic region, the following are encoded:
- the Pllp gene encoding plasmolipin isoform X2: MAEFPSKVSTRTSSPAQGAGTSVFALRPDLSFVRSNFGVLMLLQLVLGLLVWALIADTPYHLYPAYGWVMFVAVFLWLVTIVFFILYLFQLHMKLYMVPWPLVLMIFNVAATILYITAFITCSAAVDVTSLKGSRQYNQRAAASFFACLVMIAYGVSAFFSFQAWRGVGSNAATSQMAGGYA, translated from the exons ATGGCCGAGTTCCCGTCGAAAGTGAGCACTCGAACCAGCAGCCCCGCGCAGGGCGCCGGCACCTCGGTCTTCGCGCTGCGCCCGGACCTGAGCTTCGTGCGCTCCAACTTCGGGGTGCTCATGCTGCTGCAGCTG GTGCTGGGGCTGCTGGTGTGGGCCCTGATTGCTGACACCCCATACCACCTGTACCCTGCCTATGGCTGGGTGATGTTCGTTGCTGTCTTCCTCTGGCTGGTGACAATCGTCTTCTTCATCCTGTATCTGTTTCAGCTTCACATGAAGTTGTACATGGTGCCTTGGCCACTAGTG TTAATGATCTTTAATGTCGCTGCCACCATTCTCTACATCACCGCCTTCATCACATGCTCTGCGGCAGTTGATGTGACGTCCCTGAAGGGCTCCCGGCAGTATAACCAGCGTGCAGCTGCCTCT TTCTTTGCCTGTCTGGTGATGATCGCCTATGGTGTGAGCGCTTTCTTCAGCTTCCAGGCCTGGCGAGGAGTGGGCAGCAACGCAGCCACCAGTCAAATGGCTGGTGGCTATGCCTAA
- the Pllp gene encoding plasmolipin isoform X1 → MAEFPSKVSTRTSSPAQGAGTSVFALRPDLSFVRSNFGVLMLLQLVLGLLVWALIADTPYHLYPAYGWVMFVAVFLWLVTIVFFILYLFQLHMKLYMVPWPLVLMIFNVAATILYITAFITCSAAVDVTSLKGSRQYNQRAAASRKVTRDVGLSLSALSSEDLIVHGWAHPSHSPALNALIDSKPAAIGSV, encoded by the exons ATGGCCGAGTTCCCGTCGAAAGTGAGCACTCGAACCAGCAGCCCCGCGCAGGGCGCCGGCACCTCGGTCTTCGCGCTGCGCCCGGACCTGAGCTTCGTGCGCTCCAACTTCGGGGTGCTCATGCTGCTGCAGCTG GTGCTGGGGCTGCTGGTGTGGGCCCTGATTGCTGACACCCCATACCACCTGTACCCTGCCTATGGCTGGGTGATGTTCGTTGCTGTCTTCCTCTGGCTGGTGACAATCGTCTTCTTCATCCTGTATCTGTTTCAGCTTCACATGAAGTTGTACATGGTGCCTTGGCCACTAGTG TTAATGATCTTTAATGTCGCTGCCACCATTCTCTACATCACCGCCTTCATCACATGCTCTGCGGCAGTTGATGTGACGTCCCTGAAGGGCTCCCGGCAGTATAACCAGCGTGCAGCTGCCTCT CGGAAGGTGACGAGGGATGTGGGGCTCTCACTCTCAGCCTTGTCATCAGAGGACCTCATTGTCCACGGATGGGCCCACCCTTCTCACTCACCAGCACTAAATGCACTAATAGACTCCAAACCTGCAGCCATAGGATCAGTCTAA
- the Pllp gene encoding plasmolipin isoform X3, translating into MGYVRHQVLGLLVWALIADTPYHLYPAYGWVMFVAVFLWLVTIVFFILYLFQLHMKLYMVPWPLVLMIFNVAATILYITAFITCSAAVDVTSLKGSRQYNQRAAASRKVTRDVGLSLSALSSEDLIVHGWAHPSHSPALNALIDSKPAAIGSV; encoded by the exons ATGGGGTATGTCAGACATCAG GTGCTGGGGCTGCTGGTGTGGGCCCTGATTGCTGACACCCCATACCACCTGTACCCTGCCTATGGCTGGGTGATGTTCGTTGCTGTCTTCCTCTGGCTGGTGACAATCGTCTTCTTCATCCTGTATCTGTTTCAGCTTCACATGAAGTTGTACATGGTGCCTTGGCCACTAGTG TTAATGATCTTTAATGTCGCTGCCACCATTCTCTACATCACCGCCTTCATCACATGCTCTGCGGCAGTTGATGTGACGTCCCTGAAGGGCTCCCGGCAGTATAACCAGCGTGCAGCTGCCTCT CGGAAGGTGACGAGGGATGTGGGGCTCTCACTCTCAGCCTTGTCATCAGAGGACCTCATTGTCCACGGATGGGCCCACCCTTCTCACTCACCAGCACTAAATGCACTAATAGACTCCAAACCTGCAGCCATAGGATCAGTCTAA